A part of Drosophila ananassae strain 14024-0371.13 chromosome 2R, ASM1763931v2, whole genome shotgun sequence genomic DNA contains:
- the LOC6506466 gene encoding uncharacterized protein LOC6506466, with protein sequence METKLLEVSPDGPLTFSRANGCQELLIQNVSQEAVTYKLQSTVFGKFSFRPRWGVLKAKEHTHVLISMSQEAELSEKGRDKIVIVCMTAPINEVDYEATASFWRHNICYNPRVEKHQLTCRAADGNELEVVRSRDSKREESQSVASLRTERKIWR encoded by the exons ATGGAGACTAAGTTACTCGAAGTATCACCGGATGGCCCTTTGACCTTCTCCAGAGCGAATGGCTGCCAGGAACTTCTCATCCAGAATGTCAGCCAAGAGGCGGTTACCTACAAG CTTCAAAGCACTGTGTTTGGGAAGTTCAGTTTTAGGCCGCGCTGGGGCGTCTTGAAGGCGAAGGAGCACACCCACGTCCTCATCTCGATGAGCCAGGAGGCAGAGCTCTCGGAGAAGGGCCGCGACAAGATTGTGATTGTCTGCATGACGGCGCCCATCAATGAAGTGGACTACGAGGCCACCGCATCCTTCTGGCGGCACAATATCTGCTACAATCCCCGAGTCGAGAAGCACCAGCTCACCTGCCGGGCGGCGGATGGCAATGAGCTGGAGGTGGTTAGGTCCAGGGATTCCAAACGGGAAGAGAGTCAGTCAGTTGCGTCCCTACGCACTGAGAGAAAGATCTGGCGGTAG
- the LOC6506469 gene encoding uncharacterized protein LOC6506469 gives MSCRAPGLLTSGSELNISDLDGLENQYAEESNNEVDLDEEYDKLEKLKQRVLHLRGLVAGPLQPHEELHGLSLDGVSKNPELQKAQVKTMRAKARVAKLSWRLKGDRKILRRFNAELLCHLQCSGKLLEKMGEPMKWRPQHEHYKELCRERYSQLDISLCNYLGYSDRMRPIQTKLFRAFHVKIPMFYYRRDFRNISMSLGRIQSTIRFCAKRLMAHIREVEEDLDTMHTPVPMASLSEVSLMINRKCNAKAYVPQRSSIASLKTIIESKKWTKKLNYVPTN, from the exons atgagCTGCAGAGCTCCAGGATTACTCACAAGTGGCTCGGAGTTGAACATATCTGACCTGGACGGCCTGGAAAACCAATATGCCGAGGAATCCAACAACGAGGTGGATCTCGACGAGGAGTACGACAAGCTGGAGAAGCTGAAGCAACGGGTGCTGCACCTCCGGGGACTTGTGGCCGGACCCTTGCAGCCCCATGAAGAGCTCCATGGACTGAGCTTAGACGGCGTATCCAAGAACCCCGAGTTGCAGAAGGCTCAGGTGAAAACTATGAGAGCTAAGGCACGGGTGGCTAAACTGAGTTGGCGCCTCAAGGGGGACCGTAAAATCCTGCGACGATTCAACGCTGAGCTCTTGTGCCACCTGCAGTGCTCCGggaagctgctggagaagatGGGTGAGCCCATGAAGTGGAGGCCGCAGCACGAACACTACAAGGAACTGTGCCGGGAGCGGTACAGCCAGCTGGACATCTCCCTGTGCAACTACCTGGGCTACAGCGACCGCATGCGACCCATACAGACCAAGCTCTTTAGGGCGTTTCACGTCAAG ATCCCCATGTTCTACTATCGGCGTGACTTTAGAAATATATCCATGTCTCTGGGTCGAATCCAAAGCACAATACGCTTCTGCGCCAAGCGACTGATGGCTCACATCcgggaggtggaggaggacCTGGACACAATGCACACTCCGGTGCCGATGGCCTCGCTCTCGGAAGTGTCACTTATGATCAACCGGAAGTGCAACGCGAAGGCGTACGTGCCACAAAGAAGCAGTATCGCCAGCTTGAAGACCATtatcgaaagtaaaaaatggaccaaaaaactaaactatGTACCCACTAATTAA